In Lagopus muta isolate bLagMut1 chromosome 20, bLagMut1 primary, whole genome shotgun sequence, the following proteins share a genomic window:
- the HSPB1 gene encoding heat shock protein beta-1 — translation MAERRVPFTFLSSPSWEPFRDWYHGSRLFDQSFGMPHIPEDWYKWPSGSAWPGYFRLLPSESALLPAPGSPYSRALSRQLSSGISEIRQSADSWKVTLDVNHFAPEELVVKTKDNIVEITGKHEEKQDEHGFISRCFTRKYTLPPGVEATAVRSSLSPDGMLTVEAPLPKPAIQSSEITIPVTVEAKKEEPAKK, via the exons ATGGCTGAGCGCCGCGTGCCCTTCACCTTcctcagcagccccagctgggaGCCTTTCCGCGACTGGTACCATGGCAGCCGCCTCTTCGACCAGTCCTTCGGGATGCCGCACATCCCTGAGGATTGGTACAAGTGGCCCAGCGGCAGCGCCTGGCCAGGTTACTTCCGTCTGCTGCCCAGCGAGAGCGCCTTGCTGCCCGCCCCTGGGTCGCCCTACAGCCGCGCGCTGAGCCGGCAGCTGAGCAGCGGCATCTCTGAGATCCGGCAGAGCGCAGACAGCTGGAAGGTCACCCTGGATGTCAACCACTTTGCTCCCGAAGAGCTGGTGGTGAAGACCAAGGATAACATCGTGGAGATCACCG GCAAGCATGAGGAGAAACAGGACGAGCACGGCTTCATCTCCAGGTGCTTCACCCGCAAATACAC CCTCCCCCCCGGTGTGGAAGCCACAGCCGTGCGCTCCTCTCTGTCCCCCGATGGGATGCTGACAGTGGAAGCCCCGCTGCCCAAACCGGCCATCCAGTCATCTGAGATCACCATCCCTGTCACCGTTGAGGCCAAGAAGGAAGAACCAGCCAAGAAGTAG